The Patescibacteria group bacterium genome has a window encoding:
- a CDS encoding S24 family peptidase, with protein MNLHLIQQKLLVLAREQNLAGLTLRKIGELIGEPNSPQKIKHHLEKLIEKGLLLVGADGKTLKPASGGIDEKSKLISLPIIGSANCGEAAVCAEQKVEGYLKISLKILGDDLKTKLADLFVLRAVGNSMNHANVKGKNIEEGDFVIVEKKQDIPDNGDYVVSTIDGLANIKKFIFDKQNKQIALVSESSLDLPPIYIHEDDYSAYLVCGKVVDVIKKPDELAALRNLAAKDVLREIGPISKEDYDYYEKI; from the coding sequence ATGAATCTTCATTTAATTCAACAAAAACTGCTTGTTTTAGCTAGGGAACAAAACTTGGCCGGTTTGACTTTGCGCAAAATCGGGGAGCTGATCGGTGAGCCGAATAGTCCGCAGAAGATCAAACATCATTTGGAAAAATTGATTGAGAAGGGTTTGTTGCTGGTTGGCGCGGACGGCAAAACTTTAAAACCGGCCAGCGGCGGTATTGATGAAAAATCCAAATTGATTTCTTTGCCGATCATCGGTTCGGCTAATTGCGGCGAGGCGGCGGTTTGCGCCGAGCAAAAAGTCGAGGGGTATTTGAAAATTTCTTTAAAAATTTTGGGCGATGATTTGAAAACTAAATTGGCTGACTTGTTTGTTTTGCGCGCGGTTGGCAATTCCATGAATCACGCCAATGTTAAAGGCAAGAATATCGAGGAGGGGGATTTTGTTATTGTTGAAAAAAAACAAGACATTCCGGATAACGGCGATTATGTGGTTTCCACCATCGATGGCTTGGCCAATATAAAAAAATTTATTTTTGACAAGCAAAACAAACAGATTGCCCTGGTCTCGGAATCCAGCCTTGATTTGCCGCCGATCTATATCCATGAAGACGATTATTCCGCTTATCTTGTCTGCGGCAAGGTGGTCGATGTCATAAAAAAACCGGATGAGCTGGCGGCGCTTAGGAATTTGGCCGCCAAGGATGTTTTGCGAGAAATCGGGCCAATCTCCAAAGAGGATTATGATTATTACGAAAAAATATGA
- the rhuM gene encoding RhuM family protein: MIKKSGIVIYRSSKNEVELKVKLERDTVWLTQNQIADLFGTQRPAITKHLDNIFKAGELRKNSVSSILEHTAKDGKVYKTQFYNLDAIISVGYRVNSQRATRFRVWATKVLKRFLISGYAINEKRLREAKNKFKELQEAVLFLQKQSKKELLAGQEGEILSLLSDYSKTLSLLGQYDKGKIAERKGKRSKFVLQYEVCEKIITELKKELFAKREAGDLFGQERGGSFEGIIKGLYQTFSQKELYPAIADKAAHLLYLTIKDHPFSDGNKRTASFLFVYYLDKTDYLFKKSGERKINDNALAALALLVAESDPKDKEIIIRIIKNLISE; encoded by the coding sequence ATGATTAAAAAAAGCGGAATAGTTATCTATCGGTCTTCAAAGAACGAAGTGGAATTAAAAGTTAAACTTGAAAGAGATACTGTTTGGCTTACCCAAAATCAGATAGCTGATCTTTTTGGCACTCAAAGGCCGGCTATCACCAAGCATCTTGATAATATTTTTAAAGCCGGAGAGTTGCGTAAAAATTCAGTTAGTTCCATTTTGGAACATACTGCCAAGGACGGAAAAGTTTATAAAACTCAATTTTATAATTTAGACGCGATTATCTCTGTCGGTTACAGGGTCAATTCGCAAAGAGCGACAAGGTTTCGTGTTTGGGCAACTAAAGTTTTAAAACGATTTTTGATTTCCGGCTACGCAATCAACGAAAAACGGTTGCGGGAAGCTAAAAATAAATTTAAGGAATTGCAGGAGGCAGTTTTGTTTCTGCAAAAACAATCTAAAAAAGAATTGCTAGCCGGTCAGGAAGGTGAAATTCTAAGCTTGCTTTCTGATTATTCAAAAACACTTTCTTTGTTGGGCCAATATGATAAGGGTAAAATAGCGGAGAGAAAAGGAAAAAGATCGAAGTTTGTTTTGCAATATGAGGTTTGCGAGAAAATAATTACCGAGTTAAAAAAAGAATTATTTGCCAAGAGAGAAGCAGGGGATTTATTCGGGCAAGAAAGAGGTGGCAGCTTCGAAGGCATAATTAAAGGTCTTTATCAAACTTTTTCTCAAAAAGAGCTTTATCCGGCGATTGCAGATAAGGCGGCGCATCTATTATACTTAACCATAAAAGATCATCCGTTTTCCGACGGCAACAAGAGAACCGCTTCCTTCCTGTTTGTTTATTATTTAGACAAAACTGATTATCTTTTTAAAAAATCGGGCGAGCGAAAGATCAATGATAATGCCCTGGCCGCGTTAGCTTTGCTCGTTGCCGAAAGCGATCCGAAAGACAAAGAGATAATTATTAGAATTATAAAAAATTTAATTTCTGAATAA
- a CDS encoding PIF1 family DEAD/DEAH box helicase → MTQSESLDILKSGANVFLTGPAGSGKTFVLNKFAEYLKANKIRAAITASTGIAATHLGGLTIHSWAGIGIKENLMRDDIKEIMWNEKVAERISAAEVLIIDEISMLPPNVLEMVNHVCQAVRQSIKPFGGLQFVACGDFFQLPPVVREGGEKKFAFESEAWQKADLKICYLEEQHRQEDSDYLKILNEIRGDNVSAWAREKLNSRLMQNISGWDKPTKLYTHNIDVDRINKQELHKIIAKPKTYAMSGKGSKKLVENLMRGCLAPEELVLKVGAIVMFVRNKFSNNTPIYVNGTMGRVTGFSGANMPIIQTKNGKVEAEKASWTIEEGGQTKAEIIQLPLKLAWAITIHKSQGLSMDCAEIDLSGCFEPGMGYVALSRVRTLDGLKLLGLNEMSLQVSERITAFDKEIRKK, encoded by the coding sequence ATGACGCAATCGGAATCTTTGGATATTTTGAAGTCGGGGGCGAATGTTTTTCTCACCGGGCCGGCCGGGTCGGGAAAAACTTTTGTTTTAAACAAGTTCGCCGAGTATTTGAAGGCGAATAAGATTCGGGCGGCGATCACGGCTTCGACCGGCATCGCGGCGACGCATTTGGGCGGGCTGACGATTCATTCCTGGGCGGGGATCGGCATCAAGGAAAATTTGATGCGCGATGATATTAAGGAAATAATGTGGAATGAAAAAGTCGCGGAGCGGATCAGCGCGGCCGAAGTTTTGATCATTGATGAAATCTCGATGCTGCCGCCGAATGTTTTGGAGATGGTCAATCATGTCTGCCAGGCGGTTAGGCAAAGCATCAAGCCGTTCGGCGGCTTGCAATTTGTCGCCTGCGGAGATTTTTTCCAATTGCCGCCGGTCGTCCGCGAGGGCGGCGAGAAAAAATTCGCTTTTGAGTCCGAGGCGTGGCAGAAAGCTGATCTGAAAATCTGCTATCTGGAAGAACAGCATCGCCAGGAAGATTCTGATTATTTAAAAATTTTAAACGAGATCCGCGGCGACAATGTTAGCGCCTGGGCCAGAGAAAAATTAAACAGCCGCTTGATGCAAAATATTTCCGGCTGGGACAAGCCGACCAAGCTATATACGCATAATATCGACGTCGACCGGATCAACAAGCAAGAATTGCATAAAATTATCGCCAAGCCCAAAACTTACGCGATGTCCGGTAAGGGCTCAAAAAAATTGGTGGAAAATTTGATGCGCGGCTGTCTGGCGCCGGAAGAATTGGTTTTGAAAGTCGGCGCGATCGTGATGTTCGTGCGCAATAAATTTTCCAACAATACGCCGATTTACGTCAACGGCACGATGGGCCGCGTTACCGGTTTCAGCGGCGCCAATATGCCAATCATTCAAACCAAGAACGGCAAAGTCGAGGCGGAAAAGGCGAGCTGGACCATTGAAGAAGGCGGACAAACTAAGGCGGAAATAATCCAGCTGCCGTTGAAGCTTGCCTGGGCGATCACGATCCACAAAAGCCAGGGCTTGAGCATGGACTGCGCGGAAATAGATTTGTCCGGCTGTTTCGAGCCGGGGATGGGCTATGTCGCCCTGTCCCGCGTCCGCACCTTGGACGGCTTGAAACTTCTCGGCCTGAACGAAATGTCTTTGCAAGTGAGCGAAAGAATTACCGCATTTGACAAAGAAATTAGAAAGAAATAG